The proteins below are encoded in one region of Fimbriimonadaceae bacterium:
- a CDS encoding NAD(P)-dependent alcohol dehydrogenase has protein sequence MSTAAYAVHSPTTPLEPWSFNRREPGPDDVLVDILYCGVCHSDIHFARNEWGFSIYPMVPGHEIVGTVTKVGGNVTKWKVGDRVGIGCMVDSCRTCGPCRDGEEQYCVQGSTYTYNGQEKDGSGVTYGGYSTQYTCNQDFVVRIPDNLPLDAAAPLLCAGITTYSPLRHWGVKEGTRMGVVGLGGLGHMAVKFGRAMGAHVTVLSHSAGKEEDARRLGADAFVVTRDESVFEQHANQFDFIIDTVSATHDLNAYLGLLDLDRTMVLIGVPDPSPLHAFPLVLRRRNLAGSLIGGIRETQEMLDFCGEKDITCDIEVIAMQQINEAYERMLRSDVRYRFVIDMASLKG, from the coding sequence ATGTCCACCGCCGCTTACGCCGTCCACTCCCCGACCACCCCGCTGGAACCATGGAGCTTTAACCGCCGCGAACCCGGCCCGGACGATGTGCTCGTCGACATCCTCTACTGCGGCGTCTGCCACAGCGACATCCACTTCGCCCGCAACGAGTGGGGCTTCTCGATCTATCCGATGGTGCCGGGGCACGAGATCGTCGGAACCGTCACCAAGGTCGGCGGGAACGTGACCAAGTGGAAGGTCGGCGACCGGGTCGGCATCGGCTGCATGGTCGATTCCTGCCGCACCTGCGGGCCCTGCCGCGATGGCGAGGAACAGTACTGCGTCCAAGGCTCGACCTACACCTACAACGGCCAAGAAAAGGACGGGAGCGGCGTCACTTACGGTGGCTATTCCACGCAATACACCTGCAACCAAGACTTCGTGGTGCGCATCCCGGACAACCTTCCGCTGGACGCCGCCGCCCCCCTGCTCTGCGCCGGCATCACGACCTACTCCCCCCTTCGCCACTGGGGCGTGAAAGAGGGCACCCGCATGGGCGTGGTCGGCCTTGGCGGGCTCGGCCATATGGCGGTCAAGTTCGGCCGTGCCATGGGCGCGCACGTCACCGTGCTCAGCCACTCCGCCGGAAAGGAGGAGGACGCGAGGCGGCTCGGCGCCGACGCCTTCGTCGTCACCCGGGACGAGTCCGTCTTCGAACAGCATGCGAACCAGTTCGACTTCATCATCGACACCGTCTCCGCGACCCATGACCTCAACGCCTACCTCGGACTGCTCGACCTCGACCGCACCATGGTGCTCATCGGCGTCCCCGACCCCAGCCCGCTCCACGCCTTCCCGCTGGTCCTGCGCCGCCGCAACCTCGCCGGCTCACTCATCGGCGGCATCCGCGAGACCCAAGAGATGCTGGACTTCTGCGGCGAGAAGGACATCACCTGCGACATCGAGGTAATCGCCATGCAGCAGATCAACGAGGCCTATGAGCGCATGCTCCGCAGCGACGTGCGCTACCGGTTCGTCATCGACATGGCGAGCCTGAAAGGCTAA
- a CDS encoding DinB family protein yields MPFLESQSQAWDKAHWEFSLVFEGLQDEDLWRRPDPKLLSVGEIACHLVYALAKFANGLDPAAGIESPLAREEAGYYLSTVDQPLALGMTVSEVEAELDRVQKAAKAAFLGLDAERGDPLPIEGPGETFGDFADYMVFHAAYHTGQAFSARHLMGHRTNDN; encoded by the coding sequence ATGCCGTTCTTGGAGAGCCAATCGCAAGCTTGGGACAAGGCACACTGGGAGTTCTCGCTCGTCTTCGAAGGCCTCCAGGACGAAGACCTGTGGCGCAGGCCCGATCCGAAGCTGCTCAGCGTGGGCGAGATCGCCTGCCACCTGGTCTACGCGCTGGCGAAGTTCGCAAACGGCCTGGATCCCGCCGCGGGGATCGAGTCTCCGCTGGCCCGCGAAGAGGCGGGCTACTACCTCTCGACGGTCGACCAGCCGCTGGCCCTGGGCATGACCGTGTCCGAGGTGGAAGCCGAGCTGGACCGCGTCCAGAAAGCGGCCAAGGCCGCCTTTCTCGGCTTGGACGCCGAACGTGGCGACCCTCTCCCAATCGAGGGCCCCGGAGAGACGTTCGGCGACTTCGCCGACTACATGGTGTTCCACGCCGCCTATCACACGGGACAGGCTTTCTCGGCCAGGCACCTGATGGGGCACCGGACGAACGACAACTGA
- a CDS encoding nitronate monooxygenase, with protein MALPLIIQGGMGVAVSNWVLANAVASRGHMGVISGTGLDTVVSRRLQLGDPTGALKRAFDAFPVPEMARRVWSRYFVPEGKAADAPFRAKPVTNIETGQAGIELTVVSNFVEVWLAKQGHNGPIGINLLEKIQLPHLACLFGAMLAGVDYVLMGAGIPRQIPAVLDSLSQLEDTSYRVDVAGALSGETYLTHLRPRSLVDWPMTELPRPQFLAIVSSSVLAQSLIKKCVPPVDGFVVEGPLAGGHNAPPRGAMVLNENNEPVYGARDVPDLEAIRDLGAPFWMAGAYGKPGMIEKALEAGAQGVQVGTAFAFCNESGIDPDIKREVIQKVLRGEVSVKTDPVASPTGFPFKVVQMEGTLSTDKVYGERQRICDLGYLRTPYRKEDGSIGYRCASEPVDDYIAKGGELSETVGRKCICNGLISTIGLGQRRKDGTFEPPILTAGDELVNLAQIIPPGRDSYSVDDVLAYLLSNRAVAVG; from the coding sequence ATGGCACTTCCCCTGATCATCCAGGGTGGCATGGGTGTGGCGGTCTCGAACTGGGTGCTTGCCAACGCGGTGGCTTCGCGGGGGCACATGGGCGTTATCTCCGGGACGGGTCTCGACACGGTGGTCAGCCGTCGCCTGCAATTGGGCGACCCGACCGGCGCGCTGAAGCGCGCATTCGATGCTTTCCCCGTGCCTGAAATGGCGCGACGGGTTTGGAGCCGTTATTTTGTGCCGGAAGGGAAGGCCGCAGACGCCCCTTTCCGGGCAAAGCCCGTGACCAACATCGAGACCGGCCAAGCGGGGATCGAGCTCACCGTCGTCTCCAACTTTGTCGAGGTCTGGCTGGCAAAACAGGGCCATAACGGGCCGATCGGGATCAACCTACTGGAGAAGATCCAGTTGCCGCACCTCGCTTGCCTCTTTGGGGCGATGCTCGCCGGGGTGGATTACGTTTTGATGGGTGCGGGCATCCCGCGCCAAATCCCGGCCGTGCTGGATTCCCTCAGCCAGCTGGAGGACACGAGCTACCGGGTTGATGTCGCCGGCGCCCTTTCGGGGGAGACTTACCTCACCCACCTCCGGCCCCGTTCCCTGGTGGACTGGCCGATGACGGAGCTCCCTCGGCCCCAGTTCCTCGCCATAGTCAGCAGTAGTGTCTTGGCGCAGTCCCTCATCAAGAAGTGCGTGCCGCCGGTGGACGGCTTTGTCGTGGAGGGCCCTCTGGCTGGGGGCCACAACGCGCCGCCGCGTGGCGCTATGGTCCTGAACGAGAACAACGAGCCCGTCTACGGAGCGCGCGACGTCCCGGACTTGGAGGCGATCCGCGACCTCGGTGCCCCCTTCTGGATGGCGGGCGCTTATGGCAAGCCGGGGATGATTGAAAAGGCGCTGGAAGCGGGCGCGCAGGGCGTGCAGGTGGGCACCGCCTTTGCCTTCTGCAACGAGTCCGGCATCGACCCGGACATCAAGCGCGAGGTGATCCAGAAGGTCTTGAGGGGCGAGGTCTCCGTGAAGACCGACCCGGTGGCAAGCCCGACCGGCTTCCCGTTCAAGGTCGTCCAAATGGAGGGGACGCTGAGCACCGACAAGGTGTACGGCGAGCGCCAACGCATCTGCGACCTCGGCTACCTTCGCACTCCCTACCGAAAGGAGGACGGCTCCATCGGCTACCGCTGCGCCAGCGAACCGGTGGACGACTATATCGCCAAGGGCGGCGAACTCAGCGAGACGGTGGGCCGCAAGTGCATCTGCAACGGGCTGATCTCGACGATCGGGCTGGGCCAGCGCCGCAAGGACGGCACTTTCGAACCGCCGATCCTGACGGCGGGTGACGAACTGGTGAACCTCGCCCAAATCATCCCGCCCGGCCGCGACAGCTACTCGGTGGACGACGTGCTCGCGTACCTGCTGAGCAACCGCGCGGTCGCGGTGGGATAG
- a CDS encoding DinB family protein, producing MNVQSECLVEFCKKSAVAGMEEFLRVFKYVPDDKLHWTPVPTAKSALRVGAHTAVAAGNFARMIRERRVPYGDEIPDFVARTRAEEEAITTREEMESVFRKNTEAVLAALDGLTEEDFAISLDSGQGWSMPMTWMMKLPGTHAFSHHGQIDFLQTCWDDQEIHF from the coding sequence ATGAACGTTCAGTCAGAGTGCTTGGTCGAGTTCTGCAAGAAGAGCGCCGTGGCCGGGATGGAAGAGTTCCTGCGCGTGTTCAAGTACGTGCCCGACGACAAGCTGCACTGGACTCCGGTGCCGACGGCCAAGTCCGCGTTGCGCGTCGGGGCCCACACGGCGGTGGCGGCGGGGAACTTCGCCCGCATGATCCGCGAGCGGCGGGTCCCCTATGGGGACGAGATCCCCGACTTCGTGGCGCGGACGCGCGCGGAAGAGGAGGCCATCACCACCCGTGAGGAGATGGAGAGCGTGTTCCGGAAGAACACAGAGGCGGTGCTCGCCGCCCTGGACGGCTTGACCGAGGAGGACTTTGCGATCTCCTTGGACAGCGGCCAAGGCTGGAGCATGCCGATGACCTGGATGATGAAGCTCCCGGGCACCCATGCCTTTAGCCACCACGGCCAGATCGACTTCTTGCAGACTTGCTGGGACGACCAGGAGATCCACTTCTAG
- a CDS encoding antibiotic biosynthesis monooxygenase has protein sequence MPQFWRVLPLSSRLQGGPSTMDAVIILTAYSHLRAGTEQTAFELSRANKARALTEAGCLKFDYYTSVEDPLKIVFVEEWESMDALNAHFEGPAFKGFFDGFVACLEAPPEIRIFEATKLED, from the coding sequence ATGCCTCAATTTTGGCGCGTCTTGCCGCTCTCCAGCAGGCTCCAAGGGGGGCCGAGTACCATGGACGCGGTGATCATCCTTACCGCCTATAGCCATCTCCGTGCAGGCACCGAGCAGACCGCCTTCGAGCTGAGCCGCGCAAACAAGGCCCGGGCATTGACCGAAGCGGGGTGCCTCAAGTTCGACTACTACACCAGCGTCGAAGACCCGCTCAAGATCGTGTTCGTCGAAGAGTGGGAGAGCATGGACGCGCTCAACGCGCATTTCGAGGGCCCAGCGTTCAAGGGCTTTTTCGACGGGTTCGTGGCATGCCTGGAGGCGCCTCCCGAGATCCGCATCTTCGAAGCCACCAAGCTCGAAGACTAG
- a CDS encoding PEP-CTERM sorting domain-containing protein, protein MLRTLTLLACVTPVLAFAQQFPCDNATSGAYGGGWTNGTNGGFGFGPWVLTNTINDPNKGGHFRASSNGNGANGGPGIDIFGHAWGMYANSGNVAKAERAFILPVVTGDTVSFDLDTGFIDNGSSVSVAFFNGSTEAWRIGFTGGGSDYWYSDAGGVSSTGLGFTDGGLHVDLKLTGGGGYLVGVTRLVDNAFFTTNGILANGISSFTSFEFVNVNAGSGPAHDAYFNQICVVPEPGSFLLAGGLLALVRRRGTRKGS, encoded by the coding sequence ATGTTAAGAACTCTGACGCTTCTCGCCTGCGTGACGCCGGTCTTGGCCTTCGCGCAGCAGTTCCCGTGTGACAATGCGACCTCTGGTGCGTACGGGGGCGGATGGACGAACGGGACGAACGGTGGGTTCGGGTTTGGCCCCTGGGTCTTGACGAACACGATCAACGACCCCAATAAGGGCGGCCACTTCCGCGCCTCCTCGAACGGGAACGGTGCCAACGGCGGGCCTGGCATCGACATCTTCGGCCATGCCTGGGGGATGTACGCGAACAGCGGCAACGTGGCCAAGGCGGAGCGCGCGTTCATCCTCCCGGTCGTCACGGGCGATACGGTGTCGTTCGATCTGGACACGGGCTTCATCGACAACGGTTCGAGCGTCTCGGTCGCGTTCTTCAACGGTTCGACCGAAGCTTGGAGGATCGGCTTCACCGGTGGTGGCAGCGACTACTGGTACAGCGACGCCGGAGGGGTCAGCTCGACCGGCCTCGGGTTCACCGACGGTGGGCTCCACGTCGACCTGAAGCTCACCGGCGGGGGCGGCTACCTCGTGGGCGTGACCAGGCTGGTGGACAACGCCTTCTTCACGACCAACGGGATCCTTGCCAACGGCATCAGCTCGTTCACCTCGTTCGAGTTCGTAAACGTGAACGCGGGGAGCGGCCCTGCCCACGACGCTTACTTCAACCAGATCTGCGTGGTGCCGGAACCGGGCAGCTTCTTGCTTGCGGGAGGCCTCCTTGCCCTGGTGCGCCGCAGGGGCACTCGGAAAGGTTCCTGA
- a CDS encoding endonuclease/exonuclease/phosphatase family protein, translated as MWSALALAAFCAAVVPEVEVKVMTYNVRFGTASDGDNAWPKRKDALIALVKGHDPDVLGLQEALVEQVDELRRALPTHAVVGVGRDDGIRKGEHSVVFYRRGMFGLREGGTRWISDTPDVPGSLGPGAQITRVFSWGEFFVESGGRLLVVNAHLDHVSPDARLMGARQMRAFAEARSPVPAIVMGDFNSPPGASPTAHLVEGRFVACVPARGPRGTFNAFQAGATEGEMIDHIFVSQGIEVVETVVDQSTTPEGRYPSDHFPVVARVRLPR; from the coding sequence TTGTGGAGCGCGCTGGCCCTCGCCGCCTTCTGTGCCGCCGTCGTGCCGGAGGTTGAGGTCAAGGTCATGACCTACAACGTCCGGTTTGGCACCGCGTCTGACGGCGACAACGCGTGGCCAAAGCGGAAGGACGCGCTGATCGCCCTTGTCAAAGGGCACGACCCTGACGTGCTGGGGCTGCAAGAAGCCTTGGTGGAGCAGGTCGATGAGTTGCGCCGCGCCCTGCCCACCCATGCCGTGGTCGGCGTCGGCCGGGACGACGGCATCCGCAAGGGAGAGCACAGCGTCGTCTTTTATCGGCGCGGCATGTTCGGCCTGCGCGAGGGCGGCACTCGGTGGATCAGCGACACACCGGACGTTCCTGGTTCGCTCGGCCCGGGTGCGCAGATCACGCGCGTGTTCTCGTGGGGCGAGTTCTTTGTGGAGAGTGGGGGGCGGCTGTTGGTCGTCAACGCCCATCTCGACCATGTGTCGCCGGACGCCCGGCTCATGGGCGCCCGGCAGATGCGCGCGTTCGCCGAAGCACGGAGCCCGGTGCCCGCGATCGTAATGGGCGACTTCAACTCTCCCCCCGGAGCTTCTCCCACCGCGCACCTTGTCGAGGGGCGCTTTGTCGCATGCGTGCCCGCCCGGGGCCCCCGGGGCACGTTCAACGCGTTCCAGGCAGGGGCGACGGAAGGGGAGATGATCGACCACATCTTCGTCTCGCAGGGCATCGAAGTGGTGGAGACCGTGGTCGACCAATCGACCACGCCCGAAGGGCGCTATCCGAGCGACCATTTCCCGGTCGTGGCCCGCGTCCGACTCCCTCGGTGA
- a CDS encoding winged helix-turn-helix domain-containing protein, with the protein MPYVFGEYRLDPARYELRGPEGTVGVEPQVFEVLCYLIQNRHRVVGKDELLTAVWGDTFVNEATLSGRIMAARRAIGDSGSRQCWIKTVHGRGFRFVGEVREGTSFPADDLEGALTGAQTAIESVDGRAAIEALEGCRVSVESDGPPELDALRADWHRLFAQALLLRDGWTSQEARRHCLEAIRLAEGVGAVDVFRAARYHLATIYELAGEYPESETLMRAAVTLASPEHVDVEASELLACSLFHQGRFRECVEQATVGASCELGPGDRRLSAFYGEHPGVGCHFWLALSLWFLGDEVEAHRQASAAIRRAEQPGAIYCLAHARQQAAMLHQLRGDAPLCEHWAGALQAIGRRQSLPYREAVAALLLGWARGAQADPSPELAVMREALEEIERSGVRMELAYFMSVLADSELASGRADRAAELLDRALKVSAGRGYFHRAETLRLRARATASLGLSGARECLEEALTVARGQDAEALVRRCEADVLALAASP; encoded by the coding sequence ATGCCCTACGTGTTCGGCGAGTACCGCTTAGACCCGGCGCGGTACGAACTGCGGGGCCCCGAAGGCACGGTCGGGGTCGAGCCACAGGTTTTCGAGGTGCTCTGCTATCTCATCCAGAACCGTCACCGGGTGGTCGGCAAGGACGAGCTCCTGACTGCGGTGTGGGGCGACACGTTCGTCAACGAGGCCACGCTCAGCGGTCGGATCATGGCGGCCCGCCGTGCGATCGGCGACTCCGGGTCGCGGCAGTGCTGGATCAAGACTGTGCACGGCCGCGGGTTCCGGTTCGTGGGGGAGGTCCGCGAAGGCACATCCTTTCCGGCCGACGACCTTGAGGGGGCCCTCACAGGGGCCCAGACCGCCATCGAGTCGGTCGATGGACGGGCGGCGATCGAGGCGCTTGAAGGCTGTCGGGTCTCCGTCGAGAGTGACGGGCCACCCGAACTGGACGCCCTTCGAGCCGATTGGCACCGGCTCTTCGCACAGGCGCTGCTGCTCCGCGACGGCTGGACGAGCCAGGAGGCGCGCCGACACTGCTTGGAAGCGATCCGACTGGCGGAGGGCGTCGGAGCGGTGGACGTCTTTCGCGCCGCTCGCTACCACCTCGCGACGATCTACGAGCTGGCGGGCGAGTACCCGGAGTCCGAGACGCTGATGCGCGCGGCGGTGACGCTAGCCTCGCCGGAGCACGTCGACGTCGAAGCGAGCGAGCTTCTTGCGTGCTCGCTGTTCCACCAGGGACGATTCCGGGAGTGCGTCGAGCAGGCGACGGTCGGCGCATCGTGCGAGTTGGGACCCGGTGATCGCCGGTTGAGCGCGTTCTACGGCGAGCACCCGGGGGTGGGCTGCCACTTCTGGTTGGCCCTCTCGCTCTGGTTCCTGGGCGACGAGGTCGAGGCCCATCGGCAAGCGAGCGCGGCGATCCGACGGGCCGAGCAGCCCGGAGCGATCTATTGCCTGGCCCATGCACGGCAGCAAGCGGCGATGCTGCACCAGCTACGGGGCGACGCGCCCCTCTGCGAGCATTGGGCGGGGGCGCTCCAGGCGATCGGGCGGCGGCAGTCGCTCCCGTACCGCGAGGCCGTGGCGGCCCTCTTGCTCGGGTGGGCGCGGGGCGCCCAGGCCGATCCTTCTCCGGAACTAGCCGTGATGCGCGAGGCTCTCGAGGAGATCGAGCGGTCGGGAGTGCGCATGGAACTCGCCTACTTCATGTCTGTGCTGGCCGATTCCGAACTCGCCTCCGGCCGGGCGGATCGGGCGGCTGAACTCCTGGATCGGGCCCTCAAGGTCAGCGCCGGGCGCGGGTACTTCCATCGCGCTGAGACCCTGCGCCTGCGGGCGAGGGCCACGGCATCGCTCGGCTTGTCCGGGGCACGGGAGTGCCTTGAGGAGGCCCTGACGGTCGCGCGGGGACAGGATGCAGAGGCCTTGGTACGTCGGTGCGAGGCGGACGTACTCGCCCTGGCAGCCAGCCCCTGA
- a CDS encoding nuclear transport factor 2 family protein, with amino-acid sequence MDIVILPLPIERYFASRDGAREVFAADAVVWDNGEDKELRGVDAIEDWMRGNSGAYDLKTDVKSLTQKGLQHVVGAVVSGTFPGSPYEFEYRFKLADGRIQELVIDPVGPLAP; translated from the coding sequence ATGGACATCGTCATCCTTCCCCTTCCGATCGAACGGTACTTCGCCTCACGGGACGGCGCGCGCGAGGTGTTCGCCGCGGACGCTGTCGTCTGGGACAACGGCGAGGACAAGGAGCTGCGCGGGGTCGATGCCATCGAGGACTGGATGCGAGGCAACTCCGGTGCCTACGACCTGAAGACGGACGTCAAGTCCCTCACGCAGAAGGGTCTGCAGCACGTGGTGGGCGCGGTGGTCTCGGGCACGTTCCCCGGCAGTCCCTATGAGTTCGAGTACCGCTTCAAGCTCGCGGACGGCCGGATCCAGGAACTGGTGATCGACCCGGTCGGTCCACTGGCCCCTTAA
- a CDS encoding OsmC family protein, with translation MNTTTNSMNDTAMTPKPNAMVRNGVDVRALTEAMEAIASEPALASFKFRSKNEWLDGGHNRSTISGFYGLMGEQTRECEFSMDADEPHVLLGFDRGANPVEYVLHALAACVTTTMVYHAAAHGIRIESVQSRLEGDLDLRGLLAMPGAKRNGYERLVMRLKVSGSGTKEQMLEMARLGQAHSPVFDIVSSGTPVEVIVEVA, from the coding sequence ATGAACACTACGACGAACAGCATGAACGACACTGCGATGACCCCGAAGCCGAACGCGATGGTGCGCAACGGCGTCGACGTCCGCGCCCTGACGGAGGCGATGGAGGCGATCGCCTCGGAGCCCGCCCTCGCGAGCTTCAAGTTCCGCTCCAAGAACGAGTGGCTGGACGGCGGCCACAACCGATCCACGATCAGCGGGTTCTACGGCCTGATGGGCGAGCAGACCCGCGAATGCGAGTTCAGCATGGACGCCGACGAGCCGCACGTGCTGCTCGGCTTCGATCGCGGCGCCAACCCGGTCGAGTACGTGCTCCACGCGCTCGCCGCCTGCGTCACGACCACAATGGTCTACCACGCCGCCGCCCACGGCATTCGGATCGAGTCGGTCCAGTCTCGTTTGGAAGGCGACCTCGACTTGCGTGGCCTCCTGGCGATGCCAGGCGCCAAGCGCAACGGCTACGAACGGCTCGTTATGCGGTTGAAGGTTTCGGGCTCCGGCACGAAGGAGCAGATGCTGGAGATGGCGCGTCTGGGCCAAGCGCACTCGCCCGTCTTCGACATCGTCTCCAGCGGCACCCCGGTGGAGGTGATCGTCGAAGTCGCTTGA
- a CDS encoding tetratricopeptide repeat protein — translation MLNLLALATLALAHGGVTDDRLFEGNGPHKRRITTQVERAQQFFDQGLNMLYAFNQAEAERSFRTAARLDPESAMAWWGVAMANGPHYNNMVVPPEDEKEAVEAISQARRVMADEPAIDQALVLATSKRFRWPQGDRTKLEKAYSDELAKAYGRWPKDDDVGAFYAESLMNQNPWNLWTHDQKPNPGTPRILQVLEEVMANNPQNPMALHLYIHAVEAGPHPEKAVPAADRLRDLQPGLGHNVHMPSHIDVRVGAWQKAIEANQKAIKADDAYRAARPEQGFYWLYMVHNWHMLGFAAMMNGQKKVAVDAMDTIAREVPAEVKKASASWMDGWFVMPVDVRLRFGMWDEVLDYPMLDDMFPLSVAMQRAARAMAFAAKGDPKSARREQAAFYAARRRVPADKMFGGNTGKDILIVANHLMNGEIKVAEADVDLALSHLRSAVAAEDRLNYMEPPDWIQPTRHTLGALLLREGRYDEALAVFKRDQQKLPFNGWSLYGQSLALRGLGRAHEAEESLAMFNKVWATHETPINSSCLCIPAGGPR, via the coding sequence ATGCTGAATCTTCTCGCTCTCGCGACTCTGGCCCTCGCCCACGGAGGGGTCACCGACGACCGCCTCTTTGAAGGCAACGGGCCCCACAAGAGGCGAATCACGACCCAGGTCGAGCGTGCGCAGCAGTTCTTCGACCAGGGCCTCAATATGCTCTACGCGTTCAACCAGGCGGAAGCCGAGCGCTCGTTCCGCACGGCGGCCCGGCTGGACCCTGAGTCGGCCATGGCGTGGTGGGGCGTCGCCATGGCGAACGGCCCGCACTACAACAACATGGTCGTCCCGCCCGAGGACGAGAAAGAGGCGGTCGAGGCCATATCCCAAGCCCGCCGCGTCATGGCGGACGAGCCCGCCATCGACCAGGCCCTCGTCCTCGCCACGAGCAAGCGGTTCCGCTGGCCGCAGGGCGACCGGACGAAACTGGAGAAGGCTTACAGCGACGAGCTCGCGAAGGCGTACGGCCGCTGGCCGAAGGACGACGACGTCGGCGCCTTCTACGCCGAGTCCCTGATGAACCAGAACCCCTGGAACCTCTGGACGCACGACCAGAAGCCGAACCCCGGCACGCCGCGCATCTTGCAGGTGCTTGAGGAGGTGATGGCGAACAACCCGCAAAATCCGATGGCGCTCCACCTCTACATCCATGCAGTGGAGGCGGGGCCACACCCCGAAAAGGCCGTGCCTGCCGCGGATCGGTTGCGCGACCTGCAGCCGGGGCTTGGCCACAACGTCCACATGCCTTCGCACATCGACGTGCGGGTCGGCGCTTGGCAAAAGGCGATCGAGGCGAACCAGAAGGCGATCAAGGCCGACGACGCCTACCGGGCCGCGCGCCCTGAGCAAGGCTTCTACTGGCTGTACATGGTCCACAACTGGCACATGCTCGGCTTCGCCGCCATGATGAACGGCCAGAAGAAGGTGGCGGTCGACGCGATGGACACGATCGCCCGCGAGGTGCCCGCCGAGGTGAAGAAGGCTAGCGCTTCCTGGATGGACGGTTGGTTCGTCATGCCCGTCGACGTGCGGCTACGGTTCGGCATGTGGGACGAGGTGTTGGACTATCCGATGCTCGACGACATGTTCCCGCTCTCGGTGGCGATGCAGCGGGCCGCGCGGGCAATGGCCTTTGCCGCCAAAGGCGACCCCAAGTCCGCCCGGCGCGAACAGGCCGCGTTCTATGCGGCCCGCCGTCGGGTCCCCGCTGATAAGATGTTCGGCGGCAACACGGGGAAGGACATCCTCATCGTCGCCAACCACCTGATGAACGGCGAGATCAAGGTCGCGGAGGCGGATGTGGACTTAGCGCTCAGCCACTTGCGGTCCGCGGTCGCGGCCGAAGACCGGCTGAACTACATGGAGCCGCCGGACTGGATCCAGCCGACCCGCCACACCCTGGGCGCCCTGCTCCTGCGTGAAGGCCGCTATGACGAGGCGCTCGCCGTCTTCAAGAGGGACCAGCAAAAGCTGCCCTTCAACGGTTGGTCGCTTTATGGCCAGTCGCTCGCCCTCCGGGGCCTGGGCCGCGCTCACGAGGCAGAAGAATCGTTGGCCATGTTCAACAAGGTCTGGGCCACGCACGAGACCCCGATCAATTCCTCCTGCCTTTGCATTCCCGCGGGTGGCCCCCGCTAA